One genomic window of Carassius auratus strain Wakin chromosome 14, ASM336829v1, whole genome shotgun sequence includes the following:
- the LOC113113603 gene encoding uncharacterized protein KIAA1211-like isoform X2 has translation MKRRTSSQNSGVGGSPSDCDIMASGSPDVTVTTEQPEAAEECSGKKKSKFQTFKNFFVKKKRKESPAPSSESGLKASQSSDDVNTSEPTISHANSDNDCGSKINMGSKTMSHDSVFVSDSPSSETREGLGESQDGIHGKVKSLQLQLKQAIRLGSPPSLQSGRKGEDTGALSEDDGLPCSTVLATPLHSSVDLTQSSLSIEASESEDDQMSCEASSRPGTPQGSVPADFSLPASSVSCLDSSAARHRIAVKASACAKRKPVSRQMLVKRRDLRERVLLRDTEDKLRMMVTTIEEEHKDLPGEQVNDSDRESFASEQEEEDVSDSSQCQKTSPTSSISAGDISEEEEHVPGEDHIPKYEIPESSWESPVTLELQAEDFLLDTGCEVVPEERGSLLEEVLSSLKSPLVSGLALEHENMLLQSEVQDISGESVAAQLEEDLLNPSEPTVSTKEAAPLPDSLSESSVDSEEIAEETTEEEELLEVPESAEEVPEDDVEKQADEAESAKESQVLLESPKAFAVHEKEPDEDVVEGEAELERENKEGADEDDESTVVEPEIQKNCANDVEHQEAGGRTGSLEPEKDETSADERESTAVDAENVPESTPTVRDDVWTSAETTGEPELSTVSPVLESPLLHSQLSSASVSPVEQEEDVSGEPQEVSSGKIQGVSEQQALETPTKEPMRILEVRPRFTIAPAWQRSLASGGAQEQTQAISLVLPETNASNGSPQTTELIKPARAQSSPTLPVQRETPPENPFGVRLRKTPVLRRYGLDGESPWTPTQTESSAAQETQEHEQSDRKPILPKKPDLLADTVMSVRKIPDAVGRISVGGTDSPSWISVARQKQRNFIESSPENSPEKLPAQGDSTESLSNPVAKEQPARPCSPLQVFCSLELSNTSPVEKESKRITIPSTAPLAQDEPPWLALAKKKAKAWSEMPQIVQ, from the exons ATGAAACGTCGGACGTCATCACAGAACTCTGGCGTTGGAGGCAGTCCAAG TGATTGTGACATCATGGCCTCAGGATCTCCAGACGTCACAGTCACTACTGAACAGCCAGAAGCAGCAGAAGAGTGTTCAG GGAAAAAGAAGTCCAAATTCCAGACGTTCAagaatttttttgtaaagaaaaagagGAAGGAAAGTCCCGCACCATCGAGTGAAAGTGGTTTAAAGGCCAGTCAATCAAGTGATGACGTCAACACCTCAGAGCCAACCATCAGCCATGCCAACAGCGACAATGACTGCGG ATCCAAGATCAACATGGGAAGCAAGACCATGTCACATGATAGTGTCTTCGTGTCTGATTCGCCCTCATCAGAGACTCGTGAGGGTCTGGGGGAATCCCAAGACGGCATTCATGGGAAAGTGAAGTCTCTGCAG CTGCAGTTGAAGCAGGCGATTCGTCTGGGCTCTCCGCCATCACTCCAGAGCGGGAGGAAAGGAGAGGACACAGGGGCTCTTTCTGAAGATGATGGTCTTCCCTGCAGCACTGTGCTGGCCACACCTCTTCACTCA TCGGTGGATTTGACCCAGAGTTCCTTGAGCATTGAGGCTTCAGAGAGTGAAGATGATCAG ATGTCTTGTGAAGCTTCTTCGAGACCCGGCACACCTCAGGGCTCTGTCCCCGCAGACTTCAGTTTGCCCGCCAGTTCTGTCTCCTGCTTAGACAGCTCAGCTGCCCGTCACCGCATCGCTGTCAAAGCCAGCGCTTGTGCCAAGAGAAAGCCTGTCAGC AGACAAATGTTGGTCAAGAGAAGAGACCTGAGGGAAAGAGTGCTGCTCAGAGACACAGAGGATAAACTACGGATGATGGTCACAACTATTGAAGAAGAACATAAAG ATTTGCCCGGAGAACAGGTGAATGATTCAGACCGCGAGTCATTTGCTTCTGAACAGGAGGAAGAGGACGTGAGCGACTCCAGCCAGTGTCAAAAAACCTCTCCAACATCCTCCATCTCAGCTGGAGACATCTCTGAAGAAGAGGAACACGTTCCTGGCGAGGATCACATCCCCAAGTATGAGATCCCAGAATCCTCTTGGGAGAGTCCAGTAACTCTTGAGCTGCAGGCCGAAGACTTCCTGTTGGACACAGGATGTGAGGTCGTTCCTGAGGAGCGGGGGTCATTGCTGGAGGAAGTGTTGAGCTCCCTGAAGAGCCCTCTAGTGTCAGGACTAGCACTGGAGCATGAGAACATGCTTCTTCAGAGTGAG GTGCAAGACATAAGTGGTGAGAGCGTAGCTGCTCAGCTTGAggaggatcttctcaatccctCAGAGCCTACGGTGAGCACAAAGGAAGCGGCTCCTCTGCCTGACTCGCTTTCTGAATCATCTGTGGATTCAGAGGAGATCGCGGAGGAGACCACGGAGGAggaggagctgctggaggtgcCAGAGTCTGCTGAGGAAGTGCCTGAAGATGATGTGGAGAAACAAGCAGATGAGGCTGAGAGTGCCAAAGAGAGCCAAGTGTTATTAGAATCGCCAAAAGCCTTCGCAGTACACGAGAAAGAACCAGATGAAGATGTTGTTGAGGGTGAAGCTGAATTggagagagaaaacaaagagGGTGCGGATGAAGATGATGAGTCGACGGTGGTGGAACCTGAGATTCAGAAGAACTGTGCAAATGATGTTGAACATCAAGAGGCTGGAGGTCGGACAGGTTCTCTAGAGCCTGAGAAAGATGAGACTTCAGCCGATGAAAGAGAATCAACTGCGGTCGATGCTGAGAACGTTCCTGAATCCACTCCCACAGTCAGAGATGACGTCTGGACTTCAGCAGAAACCACCGGTGAGCCTGAACTTTCTACAGTGTCCCCTGTGCTGGAGAGTCCACTTCTCCATTCTCAGCTCTCCAGTGCATCGGTGTCTCCTGTAGAGCAGGAAGAGGATGTGTCTGGGGAGCCTCAGGAAGTGTCTTCAGGAAAAATTCAGGGTGTTTCTGAGCAGCAAGCTCTGGAGACACCTACAAAAGAGCCCATGAGAATCCTTGAGGTCCGTCCTCGGTTCACCATCGCCCCTGCTTGGCAAAGGTCATTGGCTTCTGGAGGCGCCCAAGAGCAGACCCAGGCCATCTCACTGGTGCTACCAGAAACGAATGCTTCTAATGGATCTCCCCAAACAACTGAACTCATTAAACCAGCCCGAGCTCAGAGTTCCCCAACACTTCCTGTGCAGAGAGAGACGCCCCCAGAGAACCCGTTTGGAGTGCGCTTGAGAAAGACTCCGGTCCTGCGCCGCTATGGTTTAGATGGAGAATCGCCTTGGACCCCCACTCAAACAGAGTCTTCAGCGGCGCAGGAGACCCAGGAGCACGAGCAAAGCGACAGGAAGCCCATCCTACCAAAGAAGCCTGATCTGCTGGCTGACACCGTGATGTCCGTCAGGAAGATCCCAG ACGCAGTGGGGAGAATCTCTGTTGGTGGCACTGATTCTCCGAGCTGGATCTCTGTGGCCAGACAGAAACAGAGGAACTTCATCGAGAGCTCACCTGAAAACTCTCCAGAGAAACTTCCCGCGCAG GGGGATTCAACGGAGAGTTTATCAAATCCAGTCGCCAAAGAGCAACCGGCACGGCCGTGTTCACCTTTACAAG
- the LOC113113603 gene encoding uncharacterized protein KIAA1211-like isoform X5, which yields MASGSPDVTVTTEQPEAAEECSGKKKSKFQTFKNFFVKKKRKESPAPSSESGLKASQSSDDVNTSEPTISHANSDNDCGSKINMGSKTMSHDSVFVSDSPSSETREGLGESQDGIHGKVKSLQLQLKQAIRLGSPPSLQSGRKGEDTGALSEDDGLPCSTVLATPLHSSVDLTQSSLSIEASESEDDQMSCEASSRPGTPQGSVPADFSLPASSVSCLDSSAARHRIAVKASACAKRKPVSRQMLVKRRDLRERVLLRDTEDKLRMMVTTIEEEHKDLPGEQVNDSDRESFASEQEEEDVSDSSQCQKTSPTSSISAGDISEEEEHVPGEDHIPKYEIPESSWESPVTLELQAEDFLLDTGCEVVPEERGSLLEEVLSSLKSPLVSGLALEHENMLLQSEVQDISGESVAAQLEEDLLNPSEPTVSTKEAAPLPDSLSESSVDSEEIAEETTEEEELLEVPESAEEVPEDDVEKQADEAESAKESQVLLESPKAFAVHEKEPDEDVVEGEAELERENKEGADEDDESTVVEPEIQKNCANDVEHQEAGGRTGSLEPEKDETSADERESTAVDAENVPESTPTVRDDVWTSAETTGEPELSTVSPVLESPLLHSQLSSASVSPVEQEEDVSGEPQEVSSGKIQGVSEQQALETPTKEPMRILEVRPRFTIAPAWQRSLASGGAQEQTQAISLVLPETNASNGSPQTTELIKPARAQSSPTLPVQRETPPENPFGVRLRKTPVLRRYGLDGESPWTPTQTESSAAQETQEHEQSDRKPILPKKPDLLADTVMSVRKIPDAVGRISVGGTDSPSWISVARQKQRNFIESSPENSPEKLPAQGDSTESLSNPVAKEQPARPCSPLQVFCSLELSNTSPVEKESKRITIPSTAPLAQDEPPWLALAKKKAKAWSEMPQIVQ from the exons ATGGCCTCAGGATCTCCAGACGTCACAGTCACTACTGAACAGCCAGAAGCAGCAGAAGAGTGTTCAG GGAAAAAGAAGTCCAAATTCCAGACGTTCAagaatttttttgtaaagaaaaagagGAAGGAAAGTCCCGCACCATCGAGTGAAAGTGGTTTAAAGGCCAGTCAATCAAGTGATGACGTCAACACCTCAGAGCCAACCATCAGCCATGCCAACAGCGACAATGACTGCGG ATCCAAGATCAACATGGGAAGCAAGACCATGTCACATGATAGTGTCTTCGTGTCTGATTCGCCCTCATCAGAGACTCGTGAGGGTCTGGGGGAATCCCAAGACGGCATTCATGGGAAAGTGAAGTCTCTGCAG CTGCAGTTGAAGCAGGCGATTCGTCTGGGCTCTCCGCCATCACTCCAGAGCGGGAGGAAAGGAGAGGACACAGGGGCTCTTTCTGAAGATGATGGTCTTCCCTGCAGCACTGTGCTGGCCACACCTCTTCACTCA TCGGTGGATTTGACCCAGAGTTCCTTGAGCATTGAGGCTTCAGAGAGTGAAGATGATCAG ATGTCTTGTGAAGCTTCTTCGAGACCCGGCACACCTCAGGGCTCTGTCCCCGCAGACTTCAGTTTGCCCGCCAGTTCTGTCTCCTGCTTAGACAGCTCAGCTGCCCGTCACCGCATCGCTGTCAAAGCCAGCGCTTGTGCCAAGAGAAAGCCTGTCAGC AGACAAATGTTGGTCAAGAGAAGAGACCTGAGGGAAAGAGTGCTGCTCAGAGACACAGAGGATAAACTACGGATGATGGTCACAACTATTGAAGAAGAACATAAAG ATTTGCCCGGAGAACAGGTGAATGATTCAGACCGCGAGTCATTTGCTTCTGAACAGGAGGAAGAGGACGTGAGCGACTCCAGCCAGTGTCAAAAAACCTCTCCAACATCCTCCATCTCAGCTGGAGACATCTCTGAAGAAGAGGAACACGTTCCTGGCGAGGATCACATCCCCAAGTATGAGATCCCAGAATCCTCTTGGGAGAGTCCAGTAACTCTTGAGCTGCAGGCCGAAGACTTCCTGTTGGACACAGGATGTGAGGTCGTTCCTGAGGAGCGGGGGTCATTGCTGGAGGAAGTGTTGAGCTCCCTGAAGAGCCCTCTAGTGTCAGGACTAGCACTGGAGCATGAGAACATGCTTCTTCAGAGTGAG GTGCAAGACATAAGTGGTGAGAGCGTAGCTGCTCAGCTTGAggaggatcttctcaatccctCAGAGCCTACGGTGAGCACAAAGGAAGCGGCTCCTCTGCCTGACTCGCTTTCTGAATCATCTGTGGATTCAGAGGAGATCGCGGAGGAGACCACGGAGGAggaggagctgctggaggtgcCAGAGTCTGCTGAGGAAGTGCCTGAAGATGATGTGGAGAAACAAGCAGATGAGGCTGAGAGTGCCAAAGAGAGCCAAGTGTTATTAGAATCGCCAAAAGCCTTCGCAGTACACGAGAAAGAACCAGATGAAGATGTTGTTGAGGGTGAAGCTGAATTggagagagaaaacaaagagGGTGCGGATGAAGATGATGAGTCGACGGTGGTGGAACCTGAGATTCAGAAGAACTGTGCAAATGATGTTGAACATCAAGAGGCTGGAGGTCGGACAGGTTCTCTAGAGCCTGAGAAAGATGAGACTTCAGCCGATGAAAGAGAATCAACTGCGGTCGATGCTGAGAACGTTCCTGAATCCACTCCCACAGTCAGAGATGACGTCTGGACTTCAGCAGAAACCACCGGTGAGCCTGAACTTTCTACAGTGTCCCCTGTGCTGGAGAGTCCACTTCTCCATTCTCAGCTCTCCAGTGCATCGGTGTCTCCTGTAGAGCAGGAAGAGGATGTGTCTGGGGAGCCTCAGGAAGTGTCTTCAGGAAAAATTCAGGGTGTTTCTGAGCAGCAAGCTCTGGAGACACCTACAAAAGAGCCCATGAGAATCCTTGAGGTCCGTCCTCGGTTCACCATCGCCCCTGCTTGGCAAAGGTCATTGGCTTCTGGAGGCGCCCAAGAGCAGACCCAGGCCATCTCACTGGTGCTACCAGAAACGAATGCTTCTAATGGATCTCCCCAAACAACTGAACTCATTAAACCAGCCCGAGCTCAGAGTTCCCCAACACTTCCTGTGCAGAGAGAGACGCCCCCAGAGAACCCGTTTGGAGTGCGCTTGAGAAAGACTCCGGTCCTGCGCCGCTATGGTTTAGATGGAGAATCGCCTTGGACCCCCACTCAAACAGAGTCTTCAGCGGCGCAGGAGACCCAGGAGCACGAGCAAAGCGACAGGAAGCCCATCCTACCAAAGAAGCCTGATCTGCTGGCTGACACCGTGATGTCCGTCAGGAAGATCCCAG ACGCAGTGGGGAGAATCTCTGTTGGTGGCACTGATTCTCCGAGCTGGATCTCTGTGGCCAGACAGAAACAGAGGAACTTCATCGAGAGCTCACCTGAAAACTCTCCAGAGAAACTTCCCGCGCAG GGGGATTCAACGGAGAGTTTATCAAATCCAGTCGCCAAAGAGCAACCGGCACGGCCGTGTTCACCTTTACAAG
- the LOC113113603 gene encoding uncharacterized protein KIAA1211-like isoform X1, with product MEYGSSMCSDVTPAPLTTGTNLHNIFSSSVEETASLVSVSSGGQIVLAGNGKKKSKFQTFKNFFVKKKRKESPAPSSESGLKASQSSDDVNTSEPTISHANSDNDCGSKINMGSKTMSHDSVFVSDSPSSETREGLGESQDGIHGKVKSLQLQLKQAIRLGSPPSLQSGRKGEDTGALSEDDGLPCSTVLATPLHSSVDLTQSSLSIEASESEDDQMSCEASSRPGTPQGSVPADFSLPASSVSCLDSSAARHRIAVKASACAKRKPVSRQMLVKRRDLRERVLLRDTEDKLRMMVTTIEEEHKDLPGEQVNDSDRESFASEQEEEDVSDSSQCQKTSPTSSISAGDISEEEEHVPGEDHIPKYEIPESSWESPVTLELQAEDFLLDTGCEVVPEERGSLLEEVLSSLKSPLVSGLALEHENMLLQSEVQDISGESVAAQLEEDLLNPSEPTVSTKEAAPLPDSLSESSVDSEEIAEETTEEEELLEVPESAEEVPEDDVEKQADEAESAKESQVLLESPKAFAVHEKEPDEDVVEGEAELERENKEGADEDDESTVVEPEIQKNCANDVEHQEAGGRTGSLEPEKDETSADERESTAVDAENVPESTPTVRDDVWTSAETTGEPELSTVSPVLESPLLHSQLSSASVSPVEQEEDVSGEPQEVSSGKIQGVSEQQALETPTKEPMRILEVRPRFTIAPAWQRSLASGGAQEQTQAISLVLPETNASNGSPQTTELIKPARAQSSPTLPVQRETPPENPFGVRLRKTPVLRRYGLDGESPWTPTQTESSAAQETQEHEQSDRKPILPKKPDLLADTVMSVRKIPDAVGRISVGGTDSPSWISVARQKQRNFIESSPENSPEKLPAQGDSTESLSNPVAKEQPARPCSPLQVFCSLELSNTSPVEKESKRITIPSTAPLAQDEPPWLALAKKKAKAWSEMPQIVQ from the exons ATGGAGTACGGGTCATCGATGTGCTCTGATGTCACACCAGCCCCTTTAACCACTGGAACAAATCTGCACAACATATTTAGCAGCAGTGTGGAAGAAACTGCAAGTCTGGTGTCTGTAAGCAGTGGAGGACAGATAGTGCTTGCAGGGAATG GGAAAAAGAAGTCCAAATTCCAGACGTTCAagaatttttttgtaaagaaaaagagGAAGGAAAGTCCCGCACCATCGAGTGAAAGTGGTTTAAAGGCCAGTCAATCAAGTGATGACGTCAACACCTCAGAGCCAACCATCAGCCATGCCAACAGCGACAATGACTGCGG ATCCAAGATCAACATGGGAAGCAAGACCATGTCACATGATAGTGTCTTCGTGTCTGATTCGCCCTCATCAGAGACTCGTGAGGGTCTGGGGGAATCCCAAGACGGCATTCATGGGAAAGTGAAGTCTCTGCAG CTGCAGTTGAAGCAGGCGATTCGTCTGGGCTCTCCGCCATCACTCCAGAGCGGGAGGAAAGGAGAGGACACAGGGGCTCTTTCTGAAGATGATGGTCTTCCCTGCAGCACTGTGCTGGCCACACCTCTTCACTCA TCGGTGGATTTGACCCAGAGTTCCTTGAGCATTGAGGCTTCAGAGAGTGAAGATGATCAG ATGTCTTGTGAAGCTTCTTCGAGACCCGGCACACCTCAGGGCTCTGTCCCCGCAGACTTCAGTTTGCCCGCCAGTTCTGTCTCCTGCTTAGACAGCTCAGCTGCCCGTCACCGCATCGCTGTCAAAGCCAGCGCTTGTGCCAAGAGAAAGCCTGTCAGC AGACAAATGTTGGTCAAGAGAAGAGACCTGAGGGAAAGAGTGCTGCTCAGAGACACAGAGGATAAACTACGGATGATGGTCACAACTATTGAAGAAGAACATAAAG ATTTGCCCGGAGAACAGGTGAATGATTCAGACCGCGAGTCATTTGCTTCTGAACAGGAGGAAGAGGACGTGAGCGACTCCAGCCAGTGTCAAAAAACCTCTCCAACATCCTCCATCTCAGCTGGAGACATCTCTGAAGAAGAGGAACACGTTCCTGGCGAGGATCACATCCCCAAGTATGAGATCCCAGAATCCTCTTGGGAGAGTCCAGTAACTCTTGAGCTGCAGGCCGAAGACTTCCTGTTGGACACAGGATGTGAGGTCGTTCCTGAGGAGCGGGGGTCATTGCTGGAGGAAGTGTTGAGCTCCCTGAAGAGCCCTCTAGTGTCAGGACTAGCACTGGAGCATGAGAACATGCTTCTTCAGAGTGAG GTGCAAGACATAAGTGGTGAGAGCGTAGCTGCTCAGCTTGAggaggatcttctcaatccctCAGAGCCTACGGTGAGCACAAAGGAAGCGGCTCCTCTGCCTGACTCGCTTTCTGAATCATCTGTGGATTCAGAGGAGATCGCGGAGGAGACCACGGAGGAggaggagctgctggaggtgcCAGAGTCTGCTGAGGAAGTGCCTGAAGATGATGTGGAGAAACAAGCAGATGAGGCTGAGAGTGCCAAAGAGAGCCAAGTGTTATTAGAATCGCCAAAAGCCTTCGCAGTACACGAGAAAGAACCAGATGAAGATGTTGTTGAGGGTGAAGCTGAATTggagagagaaaacaaagagGGTGCGGATGAAGATGATGAGTCGACGGTGGTGGAACCTGAGATTCAGAAGAACTGTGCAAATGATGTTGAACATCAAGAGGCTGGAGGTCGGACAGGTTCTCTAGAGCCTGAGAAAGATGAGACTTCAGCCGATGAAAGAGAATCAACTGCGGTCGATGCTGAGAACGTTCCTGAATCCACTCCCACAGTCAGAGATGACGTCTGGACTTCAGCAGAAACCACCGGTGAGCCTGAACTTTCTACAGTGTCCCCTGTGCTGGAGAGTCCACTTCTCCATTCTCAGCTCTCCAGTGCATCGGTGTCTCCTGTAGAGCAGGAAGAGGATGTGTCTGGGGAGCCTCAGGAAGTGTCTTCAGGAAAAATTCAGGGTGTTTCTGAGCAGCAAGCTCTGGAGACACCTACAAAAGAGCCCATGAGAATCCTTGAGGTCCGTCCTCGGTTCACCATCGCCCCTGCTTGGCAAAGGTCATTGGCTTCTGGAGGCGCCCAAGAGCAGACCCAGGCCATCTCACTGGTGCTACCAGAAACGAATGCTTCTAATGGATCTCCCCAAACAACTGAACTCATTAAACCAGCCCGAGCTCAGAGTTCCCCAACACTTCCTGTGCAGAGAGAGACGCCCCCAGAGAACCCGTTTGGAGTGCGCTTGAGAAAGACTCCGGTCCTGCGCCGCTATGGTTTAGATGGAGAATCGCCTTGGACCCCCACTCAAACAGAGTCTTCAGCGGCGCAGGAGACCCAGGAGCACGAGCAAAGCGACAGGAAGCCCATCCTACCAAAGAAGCCTGATCTGCTGGCTGACACCGTGATGTCCGTCAGGAAGATCCCAG ACGCAGTGGGGAGAATCTCTGTTGGTGGCACTGATTCTCCGAGCTGGATCTCTGTGGCCAGACAGAAACAGAGGAACTTCATCGAGAGCTCACCTGAAAACTCTCCAGAGAAACTTCCCGCGCAG GGGGATTCAACGGAGAGTTTATCAAATCCAGTCGCCAAAGAGCAACCGGCACGGCCGTGTTCACCTTTACAAG
- the LOC113113603 gene encoding uncharacterized protein KIAA1211-like isoform X3: protein MSNSLSELPASGIHDCDIMASGSPDVTVTTEQPEAAEECSGKKKSKFQTFKNFFVKKKRKESPAPSSESGLKASQSSDDVNTSEPTISHANSDNDCGSKINMGSKTMSHDSVFVSDSPSSETREGLGESQDGIHGKVKSLQLQLKQAIRLGSPPSLQSGRKGEDTGALSEDDGLPCSTVLATPLHSSVDLTQSSLSIEASESEDDQMSCEASSRPGTPQGSVPADFSLPASSVSCLDSSAARHRIAVKASACAKRKPVSRQMLVKRRDLRERVLLRDTEDKLRMMVTTIEEEHKDLPGEQVNDSDRESFASEQEEEDVSDSSQCQKTSPTSSISAGDISEEEEHVPGEDHIPKYEIPESSWESPVTLELQAEDFLLDTGCEVVPEERGSLLEEVLSSLKSPLVSGLALEHENMLLQSEVQDISGESVAAQLEEDLLNPSEPTVSTKEAAPLPDSLSESSVDSEEIAEETTEEEELLEVPESAEEVPEDDVEKQADEAESAKESQVLLESPKAFAVHEKEPDEDVVEGEAELERENKEGADEDDESTVVEPEIQKNCANDVEHQEAGGRTGSLEPEKDETSADERESTAVDAENVPESTPTVRDDVWTSAETTGEPELSTVSPVLESPLLHSQLSSASVSPVEQEEDVSGEPQEVSSGKIQGVSEQQALETPTKEPMRILEVRPRFTIAPAWQRSLASGGAQEQTQAISLVLPETNASNGSPQTTELIKPARAQSSPTLPVQRETPPENPFGVRLRKTPVLRRYGLDGESPWTPTQTESSAAQETQEHEQSDRKPILPKKPDLLADTVMSVRKIPDAVGRISVGGTDSPSWISVARQKQRNFIESSPENSPEKLPAQGDSTESLSNPVAKEQPARPCSPLQVFCSLELSNTSPVEKESKRITIPSTAPLAQDEPPWLALAKKKAKAWSEMPQIVQ, encoded by the exons ATGTCCAACAGCTTATCAGAATTACCAGCCAGCGGCATACA TGATTGTGACATCATGGCCTCAGGATCTCCAGACGTCACAGTCACTACTGAACAGCCAGAAGCAGCAGAAGAGTGTTCAG GGAAAAAGAAGTCCAAATTCCAGACGTTCAagaatttttttgtaaagaaaaagagGAAGGAAAGTCCCGCACCATCGAGTGAAAGTGGTTTAAAGGCCAGTCAATCAAGTGATGACGTCAACACCTCAGAGCCAACCATCAGCCATGCCAACAGCGACAATGACTGCGG ATCCAAGATCAACATGGGAAGCAAGACCATGTCACATGATAGTGTCTTCGTGTCTGATTCGCCCTCATCAGAGACTCGTGAGGGTCTGGGGGAATCCCAAGACGGCATTCATGGGAAAGTGAAGTCTCTGCAG CTGCAGTTGAAGCAGGCGATTCGTCTGGGCTCTCCGCCATCACTCCAGAGCGGGAGGAAAGGAGAGGACACAGGGGCTCTTTCTGAAGATGATGGTCTTCCCTGCAGCACTGTGCTGGCCACACCTCTTCACTCA TCGGTGGATTTGACCCAGAGTTCCTTGAGCATTGAGGCTTCAGAGAGTGAAGATGATCAG ATGTCTTGTGAAGCTTCTTCGAGACCCGGCACACCTCAGGGCTCTGTCCCCGCAGACTTCAGTTTGCCCGCCAGTTCTGTCTCCTGCTTAGACAGCTCAGCTGCCCGTCACCGCATCGCTGTCAAAGCCAGCGCTTGTGCCAAGAGAAAGCCTGTCAGC AGACAAATGTTGGTCAAGAGAAGAGACCTGAGGGAAAGAGTGCTGCTCAGAGACACAGAGGATAAACTACGGATGATGGTCACAACTATTGAAGAAGAACATAAAG ATTTGCCCGGAGAACAGGTGAATGATTCAGACCGCGAGTCATTTGCTTCTGAACAGGAGGAAGAGGACGTGAGCGACTCCAGCCAGTGTCAAAAAACCTCTCCAACATCCTCCATCTCAGCTGGAGACATCTCTGAAGAAGAGGAACACGTTCCTGGCGAGGATCACATCCCCAAGTATGAGATCCCAGAATCCTCTTGGGAGAGTCCAGTAACTCTTGAGCTGCAGGCCGAAGACTTCCTGTTGGACACAGGATGTGAGGTCGTTCCTGAGGAGCGGGGGTCATTGCTGGAGGAAGTGTTGAGCTCCCTGAAGAGCCCTCTAGTGTCAGGACTAGCACTGGAGCATGAGAACATGCTTCTTCAGAGTGAG GTGCAAGACATAAGTGGTGAGAGCGTAGCTGCTCAGCTTGAggaggatcttctcaatccctCAGAGCCTACGGTGAGCACAAAGGAAGCGGCTCCTCTGCCTGACTCGCTTTCTGAATCATCTGTGGATTCAGAGGAGATCGCGGAGGAGACCACGGAGGAggaggagctgctggaggtgcCAGAGTCTGCTGAGGAAGTGCCTGAAGATGATGTGGAGAAACAAGCAGATGAGGCTGAGAGTGCCAAAGAGAGCCAAGTGTTATTAGAATCGCCAAAAGCCTTCGCAGTACACGAGAAAGAACCAGATGAAGATGTTGTTGAGGGTGAAGCTGAATTggagagagaaaacaaagagGGTGCGGATGAAGATGATGAGTCGACGGTGGTGGAACCTGAGATTCAGAAGAACTGTGCAAATGATGTTGAACATCAAGAGGCTGGAGGTCGGACAGGTTCTCTAGAGCCTGAGAAAGATGAGACTTCAGCCGATGAAAGAGAATCAACTGCGGTCGATGCTGAGAACGTTCCTGAATCCACTCCCACAGTCAGAGATGACGTCTGGACTTCAGCAGAAACCACCGGTGAGCCTGAACTTTCTACAGTGTCCCCTGTGCTGGAGAGTCCACTTCTCCATTCTCAGCTCTCCAGTGCATCGGTGTCTCCTGTAGAGCAGGAAGAGGATGTGTCTGGGGAGCCTCAGGAAGTGTCTTCAGGAAAAATTCAGGGTGTTTCTGAGCAGCAAGCTCTGGAGACACCTACAAAAGAGCCCATGAGAATCCTTGAGGTCCGTCCTCGGTTCACCATCGCCCCTGCTTGGCAAAGGTCATTGGCTTCTGGAGGCGCCCAAGAGCAGACCCAGGCCATCTCACTGGTGCTACCAGAAACGAATGCTTCTAATGGATCTCCCCAAACAACTGAACTCATTAAACCAGCCCGAGCTCAGAGTTCCCCAACACTTCCTGTGCAGAGAGAGACGCCCCCAGAGAACCCGTTTGGAGTGCGCTTGAGAAAGACTCCGGTCCTGCGCCGCTATGGTTTAGATGGAGAATCGCCTTGGACCCCCACTCAAACAGAGTCTTCAGCGGCGCAGGAGACCCAGGAGCACGAGCAAAGCGACAGGAAGCCCATCCTACCAAAGAAGCCTGATCTGCTGGCTGACACCGTGATGTCCGTCAGGAAGATCCCAG ACGCAGTGGGGAGAATCTCTGTTGGTGGCACTGATTCTCCGAGCTGGATCTCTGTGGCCAGACAGAAACAGAGGAACTTCATCGAGAGCTCACCTGAAAACTCTCCAGAGAAACTTCCCGCGCAG GGGGATTCAACGGAGAGTTTATCAAATCCAGTCGCCAAAGAGCAACCGGCACGGCCGTGTTCACCTTTACAAG